In the genome of Pirellulales bacterium, the window CACTCGACGAACTTCGCTCTGCGTGCGAGCTGCATCGCGTTCGAGATCTGAAGGGCTTTGGCGAAAAGACGGAGGCGGCGATCCTGGCCGGGATGAGCTTCGCCGCTTCTCCCGAGGTGCAACGCATCTATTGGGCCGATGCCGACGTGATCGTGCAGGCCCTCGTCGAGTATTTGAAGGGAGCCGGCGGCGTGCGGCAGATTGAGCCGGCCGGTAGCTATCGCCGTGGCCGAGAAACGGTGGGCGATCTGGATTTCGTCGTCGATGCGGAGAATGGCGCCGCGGTGATGGATCGGCTGGCCGCGTTTCCGGAAGTGGCCGCCGTGTTGGGGCGCGGAGATACGAAAATGTCGGTTCGGCTGCTCAGCGGATTGCAAGTCGATCTGCGCATTGTTCCGAAAAATTCGTTCGGCGCGGCATTGGTATATTTCACGGGCTCGAAGCAACACAACATCGTGCTCCGCGGGCTGGCAAAGCAGCGCGGATTGCGGATCAACGAATACGGCGTGTTTCGTCTGCCGCCAGGCGACAAATCGGCCGCCGCCGAGAAAACCGATACCGACAAAGTTGCCATCGACGATGCAGGCGGCGATGCGGCCGCCAAGGAAATCGCCGCCCAAGAAGCCGCCCAACTCGAATACATCGCCGGGCGCACCGAGAAAGAGGTTTACGACACGCTCGATCTTGCCGTTTTCGCTCCCGAAATGCGCGAAGCACGCAGCGAGTTCGCTTGGGCTGCCGCGGGACCGCTGCCGAAGTTGATCGAATTGGGCGATATCCGCGGCGACCTGCACATGCACACCACCGCCACCGACGGCAAGGCATCGCTCGACGAGATGATCGCCGCCGCCCGCGATCGTGGCCTGAAATATATTGCCATCACCGATCATTCCAAGCGCGTTTCGATGGCCAATGGCCTGGATGGCGATCGCCTGCGGGCACAATGGGCCCGGATCGATGAGATCAATCGCGGTTCGCCGGGCGTTCGCGTGCTCAAGGGAGTCGAGGTCGACATTCTCGAGCGCGGCGGATTGGACCTTCCCGACGATGTGTTGGCCGAGGCCGATTGGATCGTCGCCAGCGTGCATTACGGCCAGAATCAATCGTCGGAGCAGATCACCGAGCGGATCATCGGAGCGATCGAGAATCCGCATGTGTCGGCCATCGCCCATCCGACCGGCCGGCTGATCGGCCGGCGCAAGCCGTATGCGGTCGATATCGACGCCGTGTTCGCCGCGGCCAAGCGGTGCGGCAAGCTCATGGAACTGAACTCGAATCCTGCCCGGCTGGATCTCGACGATCTGCACTGCGCCGCGGCCAAGCGGCACGGCATTCCAATCGTCATTTCCAGCGATGCTCACAGCACGGCCGGCCTGCAGGTGCTGCGCTACGGCATCTTGCAAGCCCGCCGCGCGGGGCTGACGAAAGCCGATGTCGCCAACACGCGTCCTTGGCCAAAGCTCAAGGCGCTCATCGGTGAAAAGAAATAATTCGAATTGCGGAACATCCACCGGGACCACTGGCGAGCGAAGTCTGCTTGTGCTGACCTGCGGGGTGGCGTCGGTCTTCGGAGATTCGCCGCGGCAATCGGTGGCCGAACGGCGGCGACGAATCGAGAAATGCGACGTCTTGCGGCGTTCGCACTGGCAGACTGCGATTGCCGATGGCACAGGGCGGCTGCCGGTGGCACAGGGCGATTGCCGATGGCACAGGGCGATTGGCGGTGGCACAGGGCGATTGCCGATGGCAGACGGCGGCATTTATTGCACGTGCGGTTTCGCGCGTCGCTTCGTCGTCTGGCGTCTGACGCCCGACCTCCGTTCCCTCGGCTCTTGAAACCGCCCCAACACTTCCAACCGATAGCCGGTCACTCGAAATCCGCTCTGTGCCAAGCGCTCGACGAGCCGCGGATCGAGTTTTTCCAAAAGCTGCGGATCGAATTTGGCGGGCAGGTCGCGGATTTCGCCGCTGGCCGTGTCGTGCAGGTGATAATGATCTTCGCCGCGGCAATCGTATCGAGCAGCGCTATCGCCGTGCGTCAGCCGGGTGGCCAATCGGGCGGCGACCAATGCTTCCAGCGCGTTATAGACCGTGGCCAGACTGATGCTCGGCAAGCGATCGCGGACGGCCCAATAAACATCGTCGGCCGTCGGATGATTGTCGACCGTTTCGAGATAGGCCAACACGGCCGCTCGCTGCGCCGTGTATCGGCAGCCGGCGCTGCGCAGCGCGGCGCGCACTGCGGAGGCAGTTTTCGGCTTCGGCCGATGTTTTAATCGGGCGTGCCCCGTTGGAATCGCTCGTTCGCCGGAGGTCGAAGGCATGATCGCACTATAGCGCTGCCCAAGTTGAGGGTCAAGCGGCGGTGGATCGCTGTGCCGCGGCAGCCCTCGCTCGCGATCGGTTCGGATTTGGCGCCGTCGGAGATTGGCTTCGGCCTTTGGCGGCGCTTCGCGCGCTCGCGCTTCGGGCTACGGTTCGATCGGAAGGCGTGCGCACTAGCCCGAAACGTTAGTGAGGAGCGGCCGCGCCGTCGAACGTATTTTGCGTTTGGCGATTGTGTCGCAATCGACATTCCGGTCCGACGCGTCCGCGGCGCAACTCCGCTGATTGACCCCCACGGCGATGCGGCCCTATAATTTGCGGCTTGGCCGGTTCGGAAAACTCTCGCCGGCTGCCTTCGAATCGACCTTTGAACGCACGGTAAGCATGAAAATCCACGAATTTCAAGCCAAGCAACTTCTTCGCCAAGCCGGCATCGCGGTGCCGCAAGGCAGAGTCGCGCAGACGGCCGAGGATGCAGCCGAGGCGTTTCGGCAGCTAAACCGTCCGCTCGCGGTAGTGAAAGCCCAGATCCATGCCGGCGGACGCGGCAAGGGAACCGTCAAGACAAATCCGCAGCAACACGGCGTGCAATTGGTGCGGTCGGCGGAGGATGCGGCCGCGGTTGCCGCGCGATTGCTGAACGCGCCGCTCGTGACGGTGCAAACCGGCCCGGAAGGGCACGTGGTTCGCCGTGTGCTGATCGAAGAAGGTTGCGATATTGCCCGCGAATTGT includes:
- a CDS encoding helix-hairpin-helix domain-containing protein; translation: MHNAEIAAALDEIADLLEFQGANSFRVRAYRNAARTVHDLTEPLERVAVDPARKLTDFNGIGAELALKIQTLVSTGKLPMLEELRAAVPESVLALMRIPGLGPKKAAALFSQLGIKTLDELRSACELHRVRDLKGFGEKTEAAILAGMSFAASPEVQRIYWADADVIVQALVEYLKGAGGVRQIEPAGSYRRGRETVGDLDFVVDAENGAAVMDRLAAFPEVAAVLGRGDTKMSVRLLSGLQVDLRIVPKNSFGAALVYFTGSKQHNIVLRGLAKQRGLRINEYGVFRLPPGDKSAAAEKTDTDKVAIDDAGGDAAAKEIAAQEAAQLEYIAGRTEKEVYDTLDLAVFAPEMREARSEFAWAAAGPLPKLIELGDIRGDLHMHTTATDGKASLDEMIAAARDRGLKYIAITDHSKRVSMANGLDGDRLRAQWARIDEINRGSPGVRVLKGVEVDILERGGLDLPDDVLAEADWIVASVHYGQNQSSEQITERIIGAIENPHVSAIAHPTGRLIGRRKPYAVDIDAVFAAAKRCGKLMELNSNPARLDLDDLHCAAAKRHGIPIVISSDAHSTAGLQVLRYGILQARRAGLTKADVANTRPWPKLKALIGEKK
- a CDS encoding transcriptional repressor: MPSTSGERAIPTGHARLKHRPKPKTASAVRAALRSAGCRYTAQRAAVLAYLETVDNHPTADDVYWAVRDRLPSISLATVYNALEALVAARLATRLTHGDSAARYDCRGEDHYHLHDTASGEIRDLPAKFDPQLLEKLDPRLVERLAQSGFRVTGYRLEVLGRFQEPRERRSGVRRQTTKRRAKPHVQ